Below is a genomic region from Geoglobus acetivorans.
TATGCCATCCATCTCCGGCATGAGAATGTCCATAAGAACGATATCGGGCTTAGACTTCCTGTAGGCCGCTACGGCCTCCTTCCCATTTGATGCGGAGATTATCCTACAGTAACTTGACAGCATAATCCCAAGAACCTCCCGAACCATGGGGTCGTCGTCAACAATCAGAACCTTTCTCATGATAATGGAAATTGTAATCATTAAA
It encodes:
- a CDS encoding response regulator is translated as MRKVLIVDDDPMVREVLGIMLSSYCRIISASNGKEAVAAYRKSKPDIVLMDILMPEMDGITATREIKAFDPDAKIIAITAYASTKGEDMLKVGALDVVGKPIRKTELIAKIEKYLE